In Bacteroidota bacterium, a single genomic region encodes these proteins:
- the yidD gene encoding membrane protein insertion efficiency factor YidD yields MKKILSAPFIFLISIYQYAISPLLPNACRYSPTCSEYGKEAILKYGIMKGGYLTLKRVLSCNPWGGHGHDPVP; encoded by the coding sequence TTGAAAAAAATACTTAGTGCCCCTTTTATTTTTCTAATTTCAATTTATCAATATGCCATATCGCCGCTTTTGCCCAATGCATGCAGGTACTCACCAACCTGCTCGGAATATGGAAAAGAAGCAATCTTAAAATATGGAATTATGAAAGGTGGTTACTTAACTTTAAAACGAGTTCTCTCCTGCAACCCTTGGGGTGGCCATGGACATGACCCGGTTCCATAG
- the rnpA gene encoding ribonuclease P protein component, which yields MKLTFKKEERLSSRKLIASLYESGKSFNSKCFRLTWMHFEGLEKFPAQVLISVSKRNFKRAVDRNRIKRMIREAYRKNKFDTYTYLNSKNKKIVFSLTYLEKQELAYAEIENKIIVTLQRLQAELEKNT from the coding sequence TTGAAATTAACATTTAAAAAGGAAGAAAGGCTTAGTAGTAGGAAGTTAATAGCCAGCTTGTATGAAAGCGGAAAATCTTTTAACAGTAAATGCTTCCGGCTTACCTGGATGCACTTTGAAGGCTTGGAAAAATTCCCAGCACAAGTTTTGATTTCAGTTTCGAAACGTAATTTTAAACGAGCTGTAGACAGGAATCGCATAAAACGTATGATACGTGAAGCCTATCGAAAAAATAAATTTGACACCTACACGTATTTAAATTCAAAAAACAAAAAAATTGTGTTTTCCTTGACTTATTTGGAAAAACAAGAATTGGCTTACGCCGAAATAGAAAACAAAATTATAGTAACTTTACAACGATTACAGGCAGAGCTTGAAAAAAATACTTAG
- a CDS encoding dipeptidase, with translation MEQIKTYINSNKDRFLSELFDLLRIPSISADPKYKADVIKTAESVKQSLIAAGAENVEVCSTAGNPIVYGEKIIDPKLPTVLVYGHYDVQPPDPLELWTSPPFEPVIKDEKIYARGACDDKGQMFMHVKAFELMMKTNTLACNVKFMIEGEEEVGSTNLGPFLTANKAKLKADVVLVSDTGILANDTPSICVGLRGLSYNEVEVTGPGRDLHSGLYGGAVANPINILCDMISSLIDANGHITIPGFYDDVEELSTEERAEMAKAPFDVEVFKKSINLYDIKGEKGYTTPERTSIRPTLDVNGIWGGYIGEGAKTVIASKAFAKISMRLVPHQSNEKITALFEKHFKAIAPPSVTVRVIPHHGGEPVVTPTNSVAYAAASKAMEQTFGKKPIPVRSGGSIPIVALFENILGLKTVLFGFGLDSDAIHSPNEHYGLFNYYKGIETIPLFYKYFAELSKK, from the coding sequence ATGGAACAAATAAAAACCTATATCAATTCAAATAAAGACCGATTTTTAAGCGAATTATTTGACCTCTTGCGCATCCCCTCAATTAGCGCCGATCCCAAGTATAAAGCGGATGTTATAAAAACGGCTGAATCGGTAAAACAAAGTTTGATTGCTGCGGGTGCCGAAAATGTGGAGGTATGTTCAACTGCCGGTAATCCTATTGTGTATGGCGAAAAAATCATTGACCCCAAATTACCTACTGTATTAGTTTACGGACATTATGATGTGCAACCTCCCGATCCATTGGAATTATGGACTTCACCACCCTTTGAGCCGGTAATAAAGGATGAAAAAATTTATGCACGAGGTGCTTGCGATGATAAGGGACAAATGTTCATGCACGTGAAAGCATTTGAACTCATGATGAAAACCAATACCCTTGCCTGCAATGTAAAGTTTATGATTGAAGGGGAGGAGGAAGTGGGCTCAACTAATTTGGGTCCGTTTTTAACTGCAAATAAAGCTAAGCTTAAAGCAGATGTGGTTTTAGTTTCAGATACCGGAATATTGGCTAATGATACACCTAGCATTTGTGTAGGCTTGCGCGGATTAAGTTACAATGAAGTAGAAGTTACCGGCCCCGGTCGTGATTTACATTCGGGCCTCTACGGTGGAGCAGTAGCTAATCCTATTAATATTTTATGCGATATGATTTCATCATTGATTGATGCAAATGGACACATTACTATTCCCGGTTTTTATGATGATGTAGAAGAATTAAGTACAGAGGAAAGAGCAGAGATGGCAAAGGCTCCCTTTGATGTGGAAGTGTTTAAGAAATCGATTAACCTTTACGATATAAAAGGGGAAAAGGGATATACCACTCCGGAGCGTACCTCCATTCGACCAACCTTGGATGTTAATGGAATTTGGGGTGGATACATTGGTGAAGGAGCCAAAACAGTAATTGCTTCAAAAGCCTTTGCTAAAATTTCGATGCGTTTAGTACCGCATCAAAGCAATGAAAAAATTACTGCCTTATTTGAGAAACATTTCAAAGCCATTGCCCCGCCAAGTGTTACCGTGCGTGTAATTCCACATCATGGTGGCGAGCCGGTTGTTACGCCTACCAATAGCGTTGCCTATGCTGCGGCAAGCAAGGCAATGGAACAAACTTTTGGTAAAAAACCTATCCCTGTTCGCAGTGGTGGAAGTATTCCGATTGTAGCGCTTTTTGAAAATATTTTAGGTTTAAAAACGGTATTGTTCGGCTTTGGTTTGGATAGTGATGCCATACATTCGCCCAATGAACATTATGGTTTATTCAACTATTACAAAGGCATCGAAACAATTCCTTTGTTTTATAAATATTTTGCTGAGTTGAGTAAAAAATAG
- a CDS encoding ankyrin repeat domain-containing protein yields the protein MNRKEFLQSGIYTATGITLLPNLLFAQNKMEPPPQLKADLVKEFVGAGHNNLPRVKELLLDNPNLIYSRYDWGKGDFEEAIEGAGHVGDKDIANYLIEQGARVNLFVLTMLGKTELVKPVLEAYPKLVFAKGAHGFTLLHHAKRGGEEALALLDYLEQKGLKDTQLKIK from the coding sequence ATGAATAGAAAAGAATTTCTTCAATCGGGCATCTATACTGCCACAGGAATAACACTCTTGCCTAACTTGCTCTTTGCGCAAAACAAGATGGAACCGCCTCCTCAATTAAAGGCGGACTTGGTTAAAGAATTTGTGGGAGCCGGTCACAACAATTTGCCACGTGTAAAAGAACTTTTACTTGACAATCCCAATCTTATTTACAGTCGTTACGATTGGGGAAAAGGTGATTTTGAAGAAGCTATTGAAGGTGCCGGTCATGTGGGCGATAAGGACATTGCCAACTATTTAATTGAACAAGGTGCACGTGTAAACTTATTTGTGCTCACCATGCTCGGTAAAACCGAATTGGTAAAACCTGTATTGGAAGCCTATCCAAAACTAGTGTTTGCCAAAGGAGCCCATGGCTTTACCTTATTGCATCACGCCAAGCGTGGTGGCGAGGAAGCACTTGCTTTGCTCGACTACTTGGAACAAAAAGGATTAAAAGACACCCAGCTAAAAATAAAGTGA
- a CDS encoding T9SS type A sorting domain-containing protein, translating into MKTKTTIFQVNKYTKILKSIIILASIILINKPVYSFNYYWVGGPGNWNDFANHWATTSGGNTFHTQAPDSTNDVYFDANSFSQNASIGFTPFIPNLCHSLNFSGISHPVTFASTSINVFGNLILSSQLVFNSGFNFTLSGSGNCLLKCNGATIPLLTKESSGTLYLADAYQGNNIFIHKGNLNTNSYTVNLGTTGIFSTEHAYRGSGAFNFRSSTVYCDSLLLDLRTGNPGMFTYLYGDSATVHANGFIQCINGSGRFKEIISPSFEADDIFIEHITTSKYIITNHSQVFYFNMIPNSNVAGCGTITGQNNFYVASFRDTTILIKSDITIDSAIFYNCEGLLMDAGKTFFSNYSFEVKNQGASKFNINSADSNSTVYLGLGNHPICVDNTSIQNLHVGGFYAFYAGANSVDGGNNKNVNFTASGTTPHVLYGTNGGNPFNGISGVIFELDLLNGKVNRVHDFNPANNVQGINPNTGLVQAYDSYLYGTTALGIKSLYRFKPLTREYTDMIPQVGSDVNGTMARSKDGKKLYGTNGTGIFEYLVDSNIFRVIYPFTVASGLGGQGTLCVADSGKIYGITAQGAANGLGGIFEFDSDTKMYTILYNFIAADGGLPLCGVIKASNDKLYGSMSIGGTQNKGTLFEFDLKNNSFQKFYDFDIADNKGSRNGELTEAVNGKIYGITTFGGNSNYGTIYEIDTTSHAVNIVANFDSLNFCAHPTGSLLQVSNGHLMGYTYSGGNYHYGTIFEFDPYTHVLQNNYHLSGSYQYPVSRLLEIDPIPTTILSQPQDDDFCIGGTASFQFLINGSGNRTYLWQDSSAQHSWQGIANSNLNALYLFNLKLTDNHTKYRCIITTSMDTVVTQTAQLNLNQSGFRVSLPSYIPDCDNLNQICPSFVGNFPDTYFWNDELTFCRNFLNSGVYVFTAKDIDGCIDTAMTTVGSGSPIILSGVVNNATCGMCDGTVALIATGATAPYLITSATQPPPNLTALCEGDQGHFICTDQHSCVGTFDFIIPAACSNDVWPGDANSDFTANNFDLLNIGLSYGETGPLRTNASLAWVAQPATDWLDTIGVNNKHVDCNGDGIINSSDTLAILLNYGLTHPKLQPHVMTPNAPTLYLQFSIDTAQVGDSLTFAIGLGTAAVPADSVYGIAFSINYENTVVDSASVFARFNSSWFGTKNVDMISLQKDNYTSGKIDIALSGIDHLNRQGYGTIGVLSVDMKDDLSGRDSIFKTLHLSFSNFLLIDVDGNIRPLNSISDSVVVGQDVTAINNISLDENAIILSPNPAKDVVQIDFSNAAGIVSSISIYNAFGQEVLERKIINETKIQVHTSQLSAGIYYVKVKGTRGLVVKKLVVTK; encoded by the coding sequence ATGAAAACCAAAACAACAATTTTCCAAGTAAATAAGTATACCAAAATACTTAAGTCAATAATCATTCTGGCATCTATTATACTAATAAATAAACCCGTGTATTCCTTCAATTATTATTGGGTAGGAGGTCCCGGAAACTGGAATGATTTTGCCAACCATTGGGCCACCACCAGCGGAGGCAACACCTTCCATACACAAGCTCCGGACTCTACGAATGATGTATATTTTGATGCTAATTCCTTTTCACAAAATGCCTCGATTGGCTTTACTCCTTTTATTCCCAACCTTTGCCATAGCTTAAATTTTAGTGGCATTTCACATCCTGTAACATTCGCATCCACAAGTATAAATGTATTTGGTAATTTAATACTTTCATCTCAACTAGTTTTTAACTCAGGATTCAATTTCACTCTTTCCGGTTCCGGCAATTGCCTGTTGAAATGTAATGGCGCAACTATTCCTCTACTTACAAAAGAAAGTTCAGGTACACTTTATTTAGCTGATGCCTATCAAGGAAATAACATATTTATCCATAAAGGAAATTTGAATACAAATAGCTATACGGTTAATCTTGGAACTACCGGAATTTTTTCGACAGAACATGCTTATCGAGGAAGTGGGGCATTCAATTTCAGGAGCTCAACGGTGTATTGCGATTCTTTGTTGTTGGATTTAAGGACAGGTAATCCGGGTATGTTTACGTATTTGTATGGCGATTCAGCAACTGTCCATGCCAATGGCTTTATCCAATGTATAAATGGGTCGGGGCGCTTTAAGGAAATAATTTCACCTTCCTTTGAAGCAGATGATATTTTTATTGAACATATCACCACGTCAAAATATATAATAACAAACCATAGTCAAGTTTTTTACTTTAACATGATTCCCAATTCGAACGTTGCGGGCTGTGGAACTATTACCGGGCAAAATAATTTTTATGTTGCATCCTTTAGGGATACAACAATACTTATTAAAAGTGATATAACCATTGACAGTGCTATCTTTTACAATTGTGAAGGCTTATTGATGGATGCAGGTAAAACCTTTTTCAGCAACTATTCATTTGAAGTAAAAAATCAAGGAGCATCTAAATTCAACATAAATTCTGCTGACTCGAACTCTACCGTTTATCTCGGTTTGGGTAATCATCCCATTTGCGTTGACAATACTTCCATCCAAAATTTACACGTTGGAGGATTTTATGCTTTTTATGCCGGTGCTAATAGCGTCGATGGCGGGAATAATAAAAATGTAAATTTTACAGCTAGCGGCACCACTCCTCATGTACTTTACGGAACGAATGGAGGCAATCCATTTAACGGCATAAGTGGGGTCATATTTGAATTAGATTTGCTCAATGGGAAAGTAAATCGTGTGCACGATTTTAATCCGGCTAATAATGTACAAGGCATAAATCCAAATACCGGATTGGTTCAGGCTTATGATTCTTACTTGTACGGAACCACCGCACTTGGAATAAAAAGCCTGTATCGCTTTAAGCCACTTACCCGTGAATATACTGACATGATTCCGCAAGTTGGAAGCGATGTTAATGGAACAATGGCCAGATCAAAAGATGGAAAGAAATTATATGGCACAAATGGAACCGGCATATTTGAATACCTAGTTGACAGTAATATTTTTAGAGTAATTTATCCTTTTACTGTTGCATCCGGCTTGGGTGGACAAGGAACATTGTGTGTTGCCGACTCCGGTAAAATTTACGGCATCACTGCGCAAGGGGCTGCAAATGGGTTAGGCGGAATATTCGAATTTGATAGTGATACAAAAATGTATACCATCCTATATAACTTCATTGCAGCGGATGGTGGACTCCCGCTATGTGGCGTGATAAAAGCATCGAACGACAAATTATATGGCTCCATGTCGATTGGCGGAACACAAAACAAAGGCACATTATTCGAATTTGATTTAAAAAACAATTCGTTCCAAAAATTCTACGATTTTGATATTGCCGATAATAAAGGAAGTCGTAACGGTGAACTAACTGAAGCAGTGAATGGAAAAATTTATGGCATCACAACCTTCGGTGGCAACAGCAATTACGGCACTATTTACGAAATTGACACTACCAGTCATGCAGTGAATATAGTTGCCAATTTTGACAGTCTGAATTTTTGCGCCCATCCGACCGGCTCCTTGCTTCAAGTTTCAAATGGCCATTTGATGGGCTATACTTATTCGGGGGGCAATTATCATTATGGGACTATTTTTGAATTTGATCCTTACACTCATGTCCTTCAAAATAATTACCACCTGAGTGGCAGTTATCAATATCCTGTTTCTCGTCTATTGGAAATTGATCCAATCCCAACTACTATCCTTTCACAACCACAAGACGATGACTTTTGTATAGGCGGTACTGCTTCTTTTCAGTTTTTGATAAATGGCTCTGGCAACCGCACTTATTTATGGCAAGACAGTTCCGCACAGCACAGTTGGCAGGGCATTGCGAATTCCAATTTAAATGCACTTTATTTATTCAACTTAAAGTTGACTGATAACCATACAAAATATCGTTGCATCATCACCACCAGTATGGATACTGTCGTTACACAAACTGCTCAACTTAATTTAAATCAATCCGGCTTTAGAGTGAGCTTGCCTTCCTATATTCCCGATTGTGACAATTTAAATCAGATATGTCCAAGTTTCGTGGGCAATTTTCCGGACACTTATTTTTGGAACGATGAACTCACATTTTGTCGCAACTTTTTAAATTCAGGGGTATATGTTTTTACTGCTAAAGATATTGATGGATGCATTGATACCGCTATGACTACCGTTGGTTCAGGTTCACCCATAATTTTATCGGGTGTAGTTAACAATGCAACTTGCGGCATGTGCGACGGTACAGTTGCTTTGATTGCCACTGGAGCTACAGCGCCTTATCTGATTACTTCCGCAACACAGCCTCCCCCTAATTTAACCGCTTTGTGCGAAGGTGATCAGGGACATTTTATTTGCACCGATCAACATTCCTGTGTTGGAACATTTGATTTTATTATACCTGCAGCCTGCTCTAATGATGTGTGGCCGGGAGATGCCAATTCCGATTTCACGGCTAATAATTTTGATTTGCTTAACATTGGCTTATCCTATGGGGAAACAGGTCCGCTCCGCACAAACGCTAGTCTTGCCTGGGTAGCTCAACCTGCCACTGATTGGTTGGATACAATTGGAGTAAATAATAAACATGTGGATTGCAATGGAGATGGAATCATCAACAGCAGCGACACACTTGCCATACTTTTAAATTATGGACTCACCCACCCGAAGCTGCAACCGCATGTTATGACACCCAATGCTCCTACCTTGTATTTGCAATTTAGTATAGATACAGCGCAAGTAGGAGACAGCCTCACTTTTGCAATAGGCTTAGGAACAGCAGCAGTTCCGGCCGATAGCGTTTATGGAATTGCATTTAGTATTAATTATGAAAACACTGTGGTGGATTCAGCATCTGTTTTTGCGCGCTTTAACAGCAGTTGGTTCGGGACCAAAAATGTAGACATGATTAGCTTGCAAAAAGATAATTACACGAGCGGAAAAATTGATATCGCCCTTAGCGGCATTGACCATTTAAACCGCCAGGGATATGGAACTATCGGGGTATTGAGTGTAGACATGAAAGATGATTTATCCGGAAGGGATTCTATTTTTAAAACGCTGCATTTGAGCTTTAGCAATTTCTTGCTGATTGATGTAGATGGAAATATTCGACCTTTAAACAGTATTAGCGACAGTGTGGTGGTGGGTCAAGATGTAACTGCTATAAATAACATTTCGTTGGATGAAAATGCAATTATCCTCTCCCCTAATCCTGCAAAAGATGTTGTACAAATTGATTTTTCAAACGCTGCAGGCATTGTATCAAGCATCAGCATTTACAACGCTTTTGGGCAAGAAGTTTTAGAAAGAAAAATTATAAATGAAACTAAAATACAAGTCCATACATCGCAACTTTCAGCAGGAATTTATTATGTAAAAGTAAAAGGGACAAGAGGACTTGTTGTCAAAAAATTAGTTGTGACCAAATAG
- a CDS encoding T9SS type A sorting domain-containing protein: MKTKNATQLTKASRCLRLLVFALLLFTSAQATNYYWVGGSGNWSDYANHWATSSGGNVYHVQIPSPIDDVFIDANSFLATNDTLTMDTTLLQCRSMDWSGVLNSPHLKLVNNVFSVYGSFILADSMTMRLDSAAIYFKSANQGNAIYTGAHEFNTCNLIFEGNGGWSFVSDFKGTYLAFQKGNLSLGGHHFNVSNFTASATSPNASLDISGATITCMIWHNYAITSSMFFSAASTIHFYSEFWGGKNMHYNSVVVDSLYLSMLSIKLDSTTIDQLLIKNDVSLGVDGNFSSYSYIGLLQFRKPGLSLELQASLKLELGNAVAIGTCTNPINIHSATGGVQATLYKTSGSINFDRVILKDIKATGGASFTANNSYNLGNVSGWVISTPSPRNLFWVGGSGNWSDASHWSLSSGGAGSGCIPGPTDNVMFDLNSFSLAGSEIVNLDLQTAYCNNFVSSGTSSNNVLYNISNNSFNIYGTLQLDTAAPQIPLSLHFLSSGSNTITSSGKLVASNITFNGSGSWTLQDSLSCSSIQLNYGSFITNNFGLSCLGFYSANVNQSPRTIDLGSSNVFAGSWTLFEQNSLTVHADASSITTSYNFMGGRNEHYHILKFVSDSSLISLGDAHIYYYGINDASDSLIIDKLYLYSNTRITGSNIFDSIFVNYSTGYLGFEEGKKQIINGGIISNSACTSSVFISSFSTTGPTSNIYFENRRKPAYLFKPSGTMVVSNAVIKSIEASGGASFSAINSFDAGFNSGWNFTTAPARNLYWVGGSGRWNDPSHWALFSGFPGGECIPNPADNVHFDVNSFSSINDSVVMGAHSSYCNNMDWSAATLSPVLKGRLNYGLRIYGSLTLNSNMTFNPNGELNFESNVNGNTINTQGTKIETSSLNFVGSGAWKQTAALETDKILLFDGTFNTNNQSLKVNFMEAQGAHAKFNLGTSRIECSTLSIFDSVKVDADSSTIFLKKNTLMNGGINSTTTPDVHYHHLIFDQESSFMAGKVDKAIFNTNAAIFSIENRSEYDTLIFNNPGNSIYLYGVQPKIKVNNLLLFKTLPGFPTQMQGQIVTRPGGIDTTGFEMPGGTVCADYLYLTNTVARGGASYYAGIHSSDLGGNTGWNFTSCTPQLSDVWPGDANSDMVANNLDLLNIGLAYGDTGYVRQSASLSWVAQPATDWFWQFISTVNVKHTDCDGNGIVNADDTSAILLNYGLTHPRGVPAQITASPIDPSLYFTLNTDTAAAGSSALIPLGLGTPSVPATDIYGIAFTVNYDKNLVDSGSVKIDFSSCWLGIVDSNIIVLQKDLYSNGKIEAAIVGIDHLNRSGYGNIGVLSVDMKDDISGRDYIYKLLNLNFSNVHLIRNDEIELPLNVVNDSLVVVGDITGIEQQSTENSDVILVPNPAKDNLVIHLGKKRGEVLSYSIYNAFGELMIENKIQNQQTAAVNTQIFAAGVYVIKIKTKEGILTKKLTVIK; this comes from the coding sequence ATGAAAACAAAAAATGCCACCCAATTAACAAAGGCTTCGCGCTGCTTGCGGCTTCTTGTCTTTGCATTACTGCTTTTTACCTCCGCGCAAGCTACAAATTATTATTGGGTTGGCGGTTCCGGAAATTGGAGCGATTATGCCAATCACTGGGCTACATCTAGTGGCGGGAACGTTTATCATGTGCAAATCCCAAGCCCTATCGACGATGTATTTATTGATGCCAATTCGTTTCTGGCAACAAATGATACACTCACCATGGATACCACTTTGTTACAATGCCGCAGCATGGATTGGTCGGGAGTTTTGAATAGTCCGCATCTAAAATTGGTAAACAATGTTTTCTCTGTTTATGGTTCATTTATTCTTGCAGATTCAATGACCATGAGATTGGATAGTGCTGCTATTTATTTTAAAAGTGCTAATCAAGGAAACGCTATTTACACGGGCGCTCATGAGTTTAATACGTGTAACCTAATTTTTGAGGGAAATGGTGGTTGGTCTTTTGTGAGCGACTTTAAGGGGACATATTTAGCTTTTCAAAAAGGGAATTTAAGTTTGGGCGGACACCATTTTAATGTTAGCAATTTCACCGCCAGCGCCACTTCCCCAAATGCTTCTTTGGATATCAGCGGAGCTACCATCACTTGTATGATTTGGCACAATTATGCAATAACCAGTTCAATGTTTTTTTCGGCTGCATCCACCATACATTTTTACTCTGAATTTTGGGGTGGAAAAAATATGCATTACAATTCTGTCGTTGTCGATTCGCTTTACCTTTCGATGCTTTCAATTAAATTGGATAGCACTACCATTGATCAATTGCTGATAAAGAATGATGTTTCACTTGGTGTAGATGGAAACTTTTCAAGCTATTCTTATATAGGATTGCTGCAATTTCGCAAACCTGGACTTTCACTTGAACTTCAAGCCTCCTTAAAACTCGAACTTGGCAATGCGGTAGCAATCGGAACTTGCACTAATCCAATTAATATACATTCAGCTACCGGGGGAGTGCAAGCAACACTTTATAAAACCAGTGGAAGCATCAATTTTGATCGGGTTATTTTAAAAGATATTAAAGCTACAGGAGGCGCCAGTTTCACCGCAAACAACAGTTACAATTTAGGAAATGTTAGCGGATGGGTAATAAGCACTCCATCACCACGAAATTTATTTTGGGTGGGAGGAAGCGGCAATTGGAGCGATGCTTCACATTGGTCGCTTAGCAGCGGAGGTGCAGGAAGTGGTTGTATCCCTGGGCCAACAGACAATGTAATGTTTGATTTAAATTCTTTCAGCCTTGCAGGTTCAGAAATAGTAAACCTTGATCTGCAAACAGCCTATTGCAATAATTTTGTGAGTTCCGGAACTTCTTCCAATAATGTGCTCTATAATATTTCAAATAATTCATTCAATATTTATGGCACACTTCAACTCGATACAGCTGCTCCACAAATCCCATTAAGCTTACACTTTTTATCTTCCGGAAGCAACACCATAACTTCATCTGGTAAATTAGTAGCTTCAAATATTACCTTTAATGGTAGCGGTAGTTGGACCCTTCAAGACAGTTTAAGTTGCAGTTCCATTCAACTTAACTATGGTAGTTTTATTACGAATAATTTTGGATTAAGCTGCCTTGGATTCTATTCCGCAAATGTGAATCAATCACCCCGAACAATTGATTTAGGAAGTTCTAATGTATTTGCCGGTTCCTGGACATTATTTGAACAAAATTCACTCACCGTGCATGCTGACGCCAGCAGTATTACTACAAGCTATAATTTTATGGGGGGTAGGAACGAACATTACCATATCCTAAAATTTGTTTCTGATTCTTCCCTTATTTCGCTTGGCGATGCGCATATATATTACTACGGAATAAATGATGCGAGTGATAGTTTAATCATCGATAAATTATACCTGTATAGCAACACGCGCATCACCGGCAGCAATATATTTGATTCTATCTTCGTGAATTACTCCACAGGTTATCTCGGTTTTGAGGAAGGTAAAAAGCAAATAATAAATGGGGGCATCATCAGCAATAGTGCTTGCACTTCCTCGGTATTTATTTCATCTTTTTCAACAACTGGACCAACCAGCAATATTTATTTCGAAAACCGACGCAAACCTGCTTATTTATTCAAACCATCCGGAACAATGGTTGTTTCAAATGCGGTTATCAAAAGCATTGAGGCAAGCGGAGGAGCGAGCTTTTCGGCAATCAATAGTTTTGATGCTGGTTTTAATAGCGGCTGGAATTTCACCACTGCCCCCGCAAGAAATCTATATTGGGTTGGTGGTTCAGGAAGGTGGAATGATCCTTCGCATTGGGCATTATTTAGTGGATTTCCGGGAGGAGAGTGTATTCCGAATCCGGCCGACAACGTACATTTTGATGTTAATTCTTTCAGTTCAATTAATGATTCGGTTGTGATGGGAGCGCACAGTTCCTATTGCAACAATATGGATTGGAGTGCAGCAACGCTTTCACCTGTATTGAAAGGAAGATTGAATTATGGTTTAAGGATTTACGGCTCCTTAACCCTTAACTCTAATATGACCTTTAATCCGAATGGAGAATTAAATTTTGAGTCGAATGTCAATGGAAATACCATCAACACACAAGGAACAAAAATCGAAACCAGCAGTTTAAACTTTGTTGGCAGTGGAGCATGGAAACAAACTGCAGCACTTGAAACCGACAAGATTCTTTTATTTGATGGTACATTTAATACAAATAACCAAAGCTTAAAAGTAAATTTTATGGAGGCGCAAGGAGCCCACGCAAAATTTAACTTAGGCACTTCCCGTATTGAATGCAGCACACTTTCGATCTTTGATTCTGTTAAGGTAGATGCAGATAGCAGTACCATTTTTTTGAAAAAAAATACATTAATGAATGGTGGAATAAATTCTACTACAACCCCAGATGTTCATTATCACCACCTCATTTTTGATCAAGAAAGTTCGTTCATGGCCGGAAAAGTGGATAAAGCGATTTTTAATACCAATGCAGCAATTTTTAGCATAGAAAATCGATCGGAGTATGATACGCTAATATTTAACAATCCCGGTAACAGTATCTATTTATATGGGGTGCAGCCAAAAATAAAAGTAAATAATTTACTTCTTTTTAAAACATTGCCCGGCTTTCCTACACAAATGCAAGGTCAAATTGTTACTCGCCCGGGAGGTATTGATACCACAGGCTTTGAAATGCCAGGAGGTACAGTTTGCGCCGATTATTTATACCTAACCAACACTGTAGCAAGAGGTGGCGCCAGCTATTATGCAGGAATTCACAGCAGCGATTTAGGAGGAAATACGGGTTGGAATTTTACAAGCTGCACACCACAGCTCAGTGATGTTTGGCCGGGTGATGCCAATTCCGATATGGTTGCAAACAATTTAGATTTGCTGAATATTGGGCTTGCTTATGGCGATACCGGTTATGTTCGTCAAAGCGCCAGTTTAAGCTGGGTGGCTCAACCTGCCACGGATTGGTTTTGGCAATTCATCAGTACAGTAAACGTAAAACATACCGATTGTGATGGAAATGGAATTGTAAATGCAGACGACACCAGTGCAATTCTTTTAAATTATGGCTTAACACATCCACGTGGAGTGCCTGCGCAAATTACTGCAAGTCCAATTGACCCATCTTTATATTTTACATTAAATACAGATACTGCTGCTGCAGGTTCATCTGCGCTCATACCATTGGGTTTGGGAACTCCAAGTGTTCCGGCAACAGATATTTATGGCATTGCATTTACAGTGAACTATGACAAAAATTTGGTGGACAGTGGCTCGGTAAAAATTGATTTCAGTTCATGTTGGCTCGGCATTGTGGATAGCAACATTATAGTGCTTCAAAAAGATTTATACAGCAATGGAAAAATTGAAGCAGCTATTGTGGGAATTGACCATTTGAATCGCAGTGGATATGGAAATATTGGTGTTTTAAGTGTAGATATGAAAGACGATATCTCGGGGAGAGATTATATCTACAAATTGCTCAACCTGAATTTCAGCAATGTGCATCTAATCCGCAACGATGAAATTGAACTACCGCTGAATGTGGTTAATGATTCGCTTGTGGTGGTGGGAGACATTACCGGAATTGAACAACAATCAACTGAAAATAGTGACGTAATTCTGGTGCCCAATCCTGCAAAAGACAATTTGGTTATACACCTTGGAAAGAAAAGAGGGGAAGTATTAAGCTATAGTATTTACAATGCTTTTGGAGAATTAATGATAGAAAATAAAATCCAAAATCAACAAACCGCTGCTGTGAATACTCAAATTTTTGCAGCCGGAGTGTATGTCATTAAAATTAAAACCAAGGAAGGAATACTTACAAAAAAGCTTACAGTCATTAAATAA